Part of the Vicinamibacterales bacterium genome, CGATGCCGTACAGGCGCCCGACAAAGCAGGTGACCACCACGAACCAGACGGGCGAGGAGTACTTGAAGACCGCCAGCGACAGCGGCAGCACGAACCCGGTTGCGGTTTGCGACAGGCCCAGGTGCCGCTCCGCGCCCTCCACCATCGCCGGCAACGACGCCATCGACGAGTGCGTGCTGAACGCGACGATCTGCGCCGGCGCGGCCGCACGCGCGAACCGTAGCGGCGACACGCCCGCACCTGCGAGCACCACGAGATAGAGAAACACTGTGAACACGACTTGTGCGACCGCCGACACGACGACGTAGTATGCCAGAGCGCTGACGATGCCCACGCCCACGCGAATCGCCAGGCCGACGCCGAGGGCAAACACACCATAGGGCGAGAGGGAGACGATCCAGTTCAGCACCACGGTGATCGTCGCATCGACCGACCGGACCAGCGTGACGAGCGGGTCCCGCAGTGCCTGAGGAATGCGCGCCGCACCAAGCGCGAACGCCACCGAGAACACCAGGAGGGGGACCATCGTGCCGTCGGCGGCGGCGCGAATCGCGTTGGTCGGCACCAGTTCGAGGATCCACTGGGCGGCGCTGGGATTGGGTCCTGCCATGACCGGGGCCGACACGCTCGCTCGAAGCGCCGCGGAGGTCGCTGCGTTGATGGGCAGGCGCGCGAAGACCATTGGCATCGTGACCACCGCCAGCACCGCGGTGCCGGTCAGCAGCCCGAGGATGACCGCGCCCGCCCGCCATCCTGCCCGCCCAATCTCACGCGGGTCACCGCTGCCCGCGATGCTCCCGACAAGCTTCGAGACCACGAAGGGCAGGATGGTCATCAGGATCGCGTTGATCCAGAGCTTCCCACCGATCTCGATCGCCGCGCCGGCCGTGAGCGCGGCCGCGTGGCCGGTCGCCGCGAGCGCGGCGCCCACGGCGAGCCCGCCGGCCAGCCCGATGATGGCCTTCGTCCCGAGGTTCAGGCCCAAGGTCCGCTGTCCGGTCACGTGTCGCGTCCTCCGGGCCCTGTGCGCGGCCTGCTAGAACCGGAACCCCACGGAAAGGTTGAAGTCGCGCGGCGACTGGTAGCTGTTGGGACTGACCGCCTGCCCGAAGCTGGGGCCCTGCTTCCAGTTCACGCCCACGACGGGCGTCGTCGTGAACGGGTTGAATGCGGTCAGCGTCGAATCCCCGCTCTTCCCGATCACGGTGGTGTTGAAGCTGGTGAGGCTCTGACTGTTGAACACGTTGTTGACCACGAAACGGGCGAAGACCTGCGCGCGCTTCCATCCCGGAACGCCGTGGCTCCACGACAGTGACAGGTCAGTCCGCCAGGCTCCGTCGAAGCGGAAGCTACCGCGTTCGCTGATGTAGTAGATCGCCGTGGAGGGCGGGTTGAGGTAGCCGGGATTGGCGACGTACGGCCTCGAATCGAGCGCGATGTTGTAGTCGTAGGGCGTCCCGGAGTCGAATCGCTGCATGAAGCCCAACGCGAACTTCCCGGCCGCCTCGGGGACCGGCAGGTCGTAGGTGCCCCAGGCGCGCAGCTTGTGACGCTGGTCGCCGTTGAGGTAGCCGATGGGATAGTTCCAGGCCGCCTGCCGGTACTCGGGGTACGAGTTCGCACTGGCGAAGGTGGTGACGCTGGCCGAGTTCTCCGCCTCGATGTTGCCGCGGGTGTAGGAGAGCATGTAGTTTCCGCCCAGTTGCAGGGTCGTCACTGGACGATAGCTGAACTGTACGCTGACTCCCTTGTAGTCGCGCTCGACGCTGTTCGTGTTGTTGACGATGTCGAGGTTGAAGCGTTGGCCGGTCTTCGGATCGGTGACCACGCCGGTCGACATGTCGAGGAAGTCACCGTAGACGTTGTTGAACTTGCGATAGATGAAGTCCACGCGGACCGAGCCCTTCGCCCCGAACTGGTGGGCCATGCCGAAGGTGTACTCGTCGGTGGTCGCCGGCTTGACGCCCGATGCGACGGCGGTGTTGACGCCGGGAATCGTCGGGCTCTGCCGCGGCGCGCGGCTGGGGCCGCCGGTGGAGTTCCACCAGTTGAAGAGCACCTGCAGCGCCTGATAGGACGTCAGGTACGGCCCCGTCGCGGCGGTGTTCACGGCCGGGCCCTGGTACAGGAAGCTGTACGACGCCTGGCGGCCGGCTGCCGAGGCGGCGTCGGCCACCTGGGTGATGAACGTCCCCGTATACCTGCCGTAGCCGACGTTGGCGAGCCA contains:
- a CDS encoding dicarboxylate/amino acid:cation symporter yields the protein MTGQRTLGLNLGTKAIIGLAGGLAVGAALAATGHAAALTAGAAIEIGGKLWINAILMTILPFVVSKLVGSIAGSGDPREIGRAGWRAGAVILGLLTGTAVLAVVTMPMVFARLPINAATSAALRASVSAPVMAGPNPSAAQWILELVPTNAIRAAADGTMVPLLVFSVAFALGAARIPQALRDPLVTLVRSVDATITVVLNWIVSLSPYGVFALGVGLAIRVGVGIVSALAYYVVVSAVAQVVFTVFLYLVVLAGAGVSPLRFARAAAPAQIVAFSTHSSMASLPAMVEGAERHLGLSQTATGFVLPLSLAVFKYSSPVWFVVVTCFVGRLYGIAIDPSHTVAIVLTAVVTSFAVGGVPSGAVVVVAPVLAAAGLPIGALGLLLAIDPIPNAFRTVANVTGMLAVTTLADGRDRERRHVPEQATPRPPRP